The Solidesulfovibrio fructosivorans JJ] genome includes the window TGCGGTCGAGATATTGCTCACGCATCTCCCGGGCGGTGATCACACCGGTGAGTTCGAGTATGCGATCGGCAAGAGTCGACTTGCCGTGGTCGATGTGGGCGATGATGCTGAAATTTCGGATGCGCGAGATGTCCATGGGTGGAAAAGCCTTTGGCGAAGCGACGCCGGGAGTCGGCTAGGCACATAATGGAAGGCGCTGTCGAGGTCAATGCGGGCGAAGGACGCGCGGGGGGGAGGAAGCGAAAACCGCCCGTTGCGTCAAGGTCCCGAGACATTTTCGTGGTGTTTGACACATTTTTCACTTTCTATTCCCCTGGCCCTGGTGTATACGAAGCGCACTCATGGGTACGGCCGGCTCCGGGACAACATCCGGCCACCCACGAATAACGCGGAAACGTTAACCAAACATCACCGGTAAGGAGGCGCTACATGTCCAAATTGGTTCCGCCGCATGGAGGCAAAGGTCTGGTCATTCGCCTGCTCGAGGGCGCTGCCAAGGAAGCCGAGCTGAAGAAGGCCGCTGGCCTGAAGAAAGTCGAGATCACCGCCCAGGAAAAGGGCGACCTGATCATGATCGGCATCGGCGGCTTCTCGCCCCTGGAAGGCTTCATGACCAAGGCCGATTGGAAGAGCGTCGTCGAGAAGATGACCCTGGCCGATGGCACCTTCTGGCCGGTTCCCGTCATGCTGGCGGTGACCAAGGAAGACGCCGCCGGGATCAAGGAAGGCGAGGAGATCACCCTCGAGCGCAACGGCGAGATCTACGCCACCATGAAGGTCACCGAAAAGTTCGAGATGACCGAGGCCGACAAGAAGTGGGAATCCGAGCTGGTCTACAAGGGCCATGGCGACGACTCCGCTGACGACAAGTTCTGGAAGGTCGCCCTTGAGGATCACCCGGGCGTCAAGATGGTCATGGCCCGCAAGGACATCTGCCTTGCCGGTCCGGTCAACGTCCTGTCCGAGGGCGAGTACCCGACCAAGTACAAGGGCGTCTACCTGCGCCCGGCCGAGACCCGCGCCATCTTCGACGAGCGTGGTTGGGCCAACGTCGCCGCTCTGCAGCTGCGCAACCCCATGCACCGCTCCCACGAGTACCTGTGCAAGATCGCCATCGAAGTTTGCGACGGCGTCATCATCCACTCCCTGATCGGCAACCTGAAGCCCGGCGACATCCCGGCCGAAGTGCGCGTCGACTGCATCGACACCCTGGTCAAGCACTACTTCGTCGAGAAGAACGTCGTCCAGGGCGGTTACCCCCTCGACATGCGTTACGCCGGTCCCCGCGAAGGCCTGCTCCACGCCACCTTCCGCCAGAACTACGGCGTCAACAAGATGATCATCGGCCGTGACCACGCCGGCGTCGGCGACTTCTACGGCATGTTCGAGGCTCAGGAGATCTTCGACCGCATCCCCTACGCCAACGAAGCCTGCCCGGTTCCCGGCAAGGCCCTGCTGTGCCAGCCGCTGAAGATCGACTGGACCTTCTACTGCTACAAGTGCGACGGCATGGCTTCCCTGCGCACCTGCCCGCACACCAAGGAAGACCGCGTCATCCTCTCCGGCACCAAGCTGCGCAAGATGCTGTCCGAGGGCGGCGAGATTCCGGATCACTTTGGCCGCGAAGAAGTCCTGGTCAAGCTGCGCAAGTACTACGAAGGCTTGACCGAAAAGGTCGAGATCAAGATGCACGGCGCTGCTTCCGGCGACTCCGCCAAATAAGCTGCCGCGCAATCATACGATTGCACGAAGGGAGGACGCGAAAGCGTCCTCCCT containing:
- the sat gene encoding sulfate adenylyltransferase, whose amino-acid sequence is MSKLVPPHGGKGLVIRLLEGAAKEAELKKAAGLKKVEITAQEKGDLIMIGIGGFSPLEGFMTKADWKSVVEKMTLADGTFWPVPVMLAVTKEDAAGIKEGEEITLERNGEIYATMKVTEKFEMTEADKKWESELVYKGHGDDSADDKFWKVALEDHPGVKMVMARKDICLAGPVNVLSEGEYPTKYKGVYLRPAETRAIFDERGWANVAALQLRNPMHRSHEYLCKIAIEVCDGVIIHSLIGNLKPGDIPAEVRVDCIDTLVKHYFVEKNVVQGGYPLDMRYAGPREGLLHATFRQNYGVNKMIIGRDHAGVGDFYGMFEAQEIFDRIPYANEACPVPGKALLCQPLKIDWTFYCYKCDGMASLRTCPHTKEDRVILSGTKLRKMLSEGGEIPDHFGREEVLVKLRKYYEGLTEKVEIKMHGAASGDSAK